One genomic window of Marinobacter adhaerens HP15 includes the following:
- a CDS encoding bifunctional protein-serine/threonine kinase/phosphatase produces MTTSLSISVGQHSEAGAKPMNQDFHGLLVPTGRQLVTKGIAVAIADGISSSDVSQIASESAVAGFLNDYFSTPESWSVKQSAQRVLRATNAWLYAQTRQSQYRYDRDRGYVCTLSVMVLKSATAHLFHVGDARIYRVHPEQLEQVSTDHRLWISREESCLTRAMGIGHQLDIDYHSLPVQTGDTFLLTTDGIHEHLDERTMARIIRESTHDLEAAARQLAAAALKQGSDDNLTAQIIRIESTPRALGNREMFRELAGLPFAPEQQPGQHLDGYRILRQIHASSRSHIYLAVDEETGSRVALKMPSLEQRHDPVYLEQFSTEQWIARRINSPYVVRPYTTARKHSFLYQATEFVEGCTLRQWMLDNPAPPLETVRGLVEQIGKGLRAFHRLEMVHQDLKPENVLVDTHGTITLIDFGATRVAGLEDSDIGEQAGPRGAALYTAPETFLGEPGSWLSDQYSLGVITYQLLTGRLPYGPEVPKIHSRSQLRNLKYQPARQFRETLPAWVDDAIEKAVHPQAHRRYSALSEYLYNLRHPPTDWHRRRRPPLMECNPVAFWQGVSGLLLLALLAALGLG; encoded by the coding sequence ATGACAACATCCTTGTCCATTTCCGTCGGCCAGCACTCGGAAGCTGGCGCAAAGCCGATGAACCAGGATTTCCACGGTCTGTTAGTGCCTACGGGGCGTCAGCTGGTTACCAAAGGCATTGCCGTTGCCATCGCCGACGGTATCAGCTCCAGCGATGTCAGTCAGATTGCCAGCGAATCCGCCGTCGCCGGGTTTCTCAACGACTACTTTTCAACCCCGGAGAGCTGGTCGGTCAAACAGTCCGCGCAACGGGTTCTGAGGGCAACCAACGCATGGCTATATGCCCAGACTCGGCAAAGCCAGTACCGCTATGACCGCGACCGGGGCTATGTCTGCACTTTGAGCGTGATGGTGCTGAAATCTGCCACGGCGCACCTGTTCCACGTGGGCGATGCGCGCATTTACCGGGTCCATCCTGAACAGCTCGAACAGGTCAGCACCGATCATCGGCTCTGGATTTCCAGGGAAGAGAGCTGCCTCACCCGTGCCATGGGCATTGGCCACCAACTGGATATTGATTATCACAGCCTGCCGGTACAAACCGGCGACACCTTCCTGCTTACCACCGATGGCATCCACGAACACCTGGATGAACGAACCATGGCCCGCATTATCCGGGAATCAACGCACGATCTGGAGGCGGCTGCCCGCCAGCTCGCCGCGGCCGCGCTGAAGCAGGGCAGTGACGATAACCTGACGGCCCAGATCATCAGGATCGAATCGACGCCACGGGCTCTCGGGAACCGCGAGATGTTCAGGGAGCTGGCCGGGCTGCCGTTTGCGCCAGAACAGCAGCCGGGACAACACCTGGATGGCTACCGAATTCTGAGACAGATCCACGCCAGCAGTCGAAGCCACATCTACCTGGCGGTTGATGAGGAAACCGGAAGCAGGGTGGCGCTGAAAATGCCGTCACTGGAACAGCGGCATGATCCGGTCTATCTGGAACAGTTTTCTACGGAACAGTGGATTGCCCGGCGAATCAACAGCCCCTATGTTGTTCGGCCGTATACCACCGCCCGGAAACACAGCTTTCTGTATCAGGCCACGGAGTTCGTTGAGGGCTGCACACTTCGGCAATGGATGCTGGATAATCCGGCGCCGCCCCTTGAAACGGTTCGCGGCCTCGTCGAGCAGATCGGTAAGGGCTTGCGGGCCTTTCACCGGCTTGAAATGGTGCACCAGGACCTGAAACCGGAAAACGTACTGGTCGATACCCATGGCACCATCACACTGATCGACTTTGGTGCCACCCGGGTTGCCGGCCTTGAGGATTCTGACATCGGCGAGCAGGCTGGCCCACGAGGGGCAGCGCTTTACACGGCTCCGGAGACTTTTCTCGGTGAGCCAGGAAGCTGGCTGTCAGATCAGTATTCCCTCGGAGTGATTACCTATCAGCTGCTCACCGGCCGGCTCCCCTATGGTCCGGAGGTGCCCAAGATTCACAGCAGGAGCCAGCTTCGTAACTTGAAATATCAACCTGCCCGACAGTTCCGGGAGACTCTGCCCGCCTGGGTCGACGATGCCATTGAAAAAGCGGTTCATCCCCAGGCCCACAGACGCTATTCGGCACTTTCGGAATACCTCTATAACCTCCGACATCCTCCCACCGACTGGCACAGGCGTCGTCGACCGCCATTGATGGAGTGCAATCCCGTGGCCTTCTGGCAGGGTGTATCCGGGCTATTGCTCCTGGCCTTGCTGGCAGCCCTAGGCCTGGGCTGA
- a CDS encoding ExbD/TolR family protein has protein sequence MSDLVPPPFTSGKTLMERVEDALLPLINLVFLLLMFFIVAGQLTDDPLPELPATQQAEDQQSPHADMIVSAEGEWRVDGELLDRESLVARLPTPDEEQPLKIAASEGISMAELEALFRLLEKAGYQDVLLLTEPA, from the coding sequence ATGAGCGATCTGGTTCCACCTCCCTTCACCTCCGGCAAAACCTTGATGGAACGCGTGGAAGATGCACTTCTGCCGTTGATCAATCTGGTATTTCTGCTTCTCATGTTTTTCATCGTTGCCGGCCAGTTGACCGACGACCCACTTCCGGAATTGCCCGCCACGCAGCAGGCTGAAGATCAGCAGTCGCCCCATGCGGACATGATTGTCAGCGCAGAAGGCGAGTGGAGAGTGGATGGCGAGCTGCTCGACAGGGAGTCTCTGGTTGCCAGACTGCCAACGCCTGACGAAGAGCAACCCCTGAAAATTGCCGCTTCCGAAGGAATCAGCATGGCGGAACTGGAGGCACTCTTCCGCTTGTTGGAAAAGGCCGGGTATCAGGATGTCCTGTTGTTGACGGAGCCAGCCTAA
- a CDS encoding energy transducer TonB gives MMPQQPRSRWGLLLLAFVITFVALVFATPEKTVELNTLGESAVNTAPAIRIKLAGEPAPTLEPVTAPEPKPQPKPKPKPKPEPEPEPEPDPEPEPEPEPEPEPEPVTQPTPEPEVTEQVTEAETPVGDPVETETLEQSQATVPLQNAGVRSEVDNYLSRLSRHLAGYYEYPRRARRLGQEGTPVIVFEFRRDGSLVAHSLRTSSGYQLLDESALAMLEQAEPLPAVPDEISGKKFRYALPVRFRLR, from the coding sequence ATGATGCCGCAACAACCGCGCTCCCGATGGGGACTTTTGCTGCTGGCATTTGTGATCACCTTTGTTGCCCTGGTCTTCGCAACTCCCGAAAAGACGGTGGAGCTCAATACTCTGGGCGAATCCGCGGTCAACACCGCGCCTGCCATTCGCATAAAGCTGGCTGGCGAGCCCGCTCCCACGCTCGAGCCTGTGACTGCACCGGAACCGAAGCCACAGCCGAAGCCGAAGCCGAAGCCGAAGCCGGAACCTGAGCCAGAGCCTGAGCCTGACCCCGAACCTGAGCCGGAGCCGGAGCCGGAACCTGAGCCAGAACCGGTAACGCAGCCGACGCCCGAACCTGAGGTCACCGAGCAGGTTACAGAAGCAGAGACGCCGGTTGGCGATCCCGTGGAAACGGAGACTCTGGAGCAATCCCAGGCGACCGTTCCGCTTCAGAACGCTGGCGTCAGATCAGAGGTGGATAATTACCTGTCCAGGCTCAGCCGCCACCTTGCCGGGTATTATGAATATCCCCGCCGGGCAAGACGGCTCGGCCAGGAAGGCACCCCCGTGATCGTGTTCGAGTTTCGGAGGGATGGATCCCTGGTGGCCCACAGCCTGAGAACCAGCTCCGGATATCAGCTTCTGGACGAGTCGGCTCTGGCCATGTTGGAGCAGGCAGAGCCTCTTCCGGCCGTGCCTGATGAGATATCAGGAAAGAAATTCCGTTACGCACTGCCCGTACGATTTCGCCTCCGCTGA
- a CDS encoding sulfite exporter TauE/SafE family protein, whose amino-acid sequence MEVLNQLIPESLSLPVAVFLLASSTITSMITASLGAGGGVLLLVLMASWMPPAAIIPVHGMIQLGSNVGRAALTWRNIDWRVIAAFLPGVIVGAALGAWLLVNLPAHIWQLTIALFVLYLCWGPALPKGAFGAPGVFLASALTSFVSLFVGATGPLVAAFIKQIHTDRFRTVATFATAMTLQHAPKALVFGAAGFMFFEWLPFILAMIACGFAGTWLGLHVLRSLSNSKFTLIFNIVLTALAIRLLWQANLSAGWW is encoded by the coding sequence ATGGAAGTACTCAACCAACTGATACCTGAAAGCCTGAGCCTTCCTGTCGCCGTTTTCCTGCTTGCCAGCTCAACCATCACCTCGATGATCACCGCCAGCCTCGGCGCCGGTGGCGGGGTTTTACTGCTGGTACTGATGGCCAGCTGGATGCCACCGGCGGCCATAATCCCGGTGCACGGCATGATTCAGTTGGGCTCGAACGTTGGCCGGGCGGCTTTGACGTGGCGGAACATAGACTGGCGGGTGATTGCCGCGTTTCTGCCCGGCGTGATCGTAGGGGCTGCGCTGGGCGCCTGGCTACTGGTAAATCTTCCCGCCCACATCTGGCAGTTGACCATCGCCCTGTTCGTGCTCTATCTCTGCTGGGGGCCGGCGCTACCCAAGGGTGCATTTGGTGCCCCTGGGGTATTCCTGGCGTCGGCGCTGACCAGTTTCGTCAGTCTGTTCGTGGGCGCCACCGGGCCACTCGTTGCAGCGTTCATCAAGCAGATTCATACCGACCGGTTCAGAACCGTGGCCACGTTTGCCACTGCCATGACACTGCAGCATGCGCCCAAGGCGCTGGTGTTCGGGGCGGCGGGCTTCATGTTCTTCGAGTGGCTGCCCTTCATTCTCGCCATGATTGCCTGCGGCTTTGCCGGTACCTGGCTTGGGCTGCATGTGCTTCGTTCCCTGAGCAACAGCAAGTTCACGTTGATCTTCAATATCGTGCTGACAGCGCTGGCGATTCGCCTGCTCTGGCAGGCCAACCTCTCAGCCGGCTGGTGGTGA
- a CDS encoding sensor domain-containing diguanylate cyclase: MLIKQWFGSLVNRAVALVVVAIILSALLVTVAGSLLSRSELEQQARDQVETIATLIAGELDDKLALRLGALNHVAQNLTMSRDVLNARAQILIRRQTALEHLFDAVYLMDEDGLVVAEHPEDYRQSGLDVSNREYFRRVASTLTPVISEPYLSNYQEKPAIMVAAPIFDHRQRFIGVIGGAIALDGNNFLDQFINIRIGTTGYLGVATRSGFVVVNQRDERAMSPVRVANPVLRDAMEGFEGTVDTRNSSGEKTIMSVQQLTQVPWFVSASWPAREALAPMTRTLDAFVWILLAVILLIAPLALWRFRRLMAPLKTLGEQIRERHLGMRSDPVDVAGGKEIRQVAEIFNTVTDERDEVLVSLAEREAFFRSLTQSAPIGIVQTDVLGRIEFANPAFEAIVGHPAEQLTYSYLANRVHESDRPEAIAGWKTAIRNQSVFRGRLRLTSPAPDRVIWGDVMTAAIQTPEKALGTITVVRDISHELEVEEALRAEQQRAETILGVLQEGVLMVDVEGVIRFANDAACRLLGTEGECVLRNFFQLVTIETEEREMTAEQFLTGDDLDSLYVTLRNSLGVPFPIDLTMLHIRQGREDERLVFVLRDDSDRRRQEERLSWEATHDSLTQLLNRRAFNASLVRSLGEAGRQDARSVLMLIDLDYFKPVNDEGGHLLGDDLLKRLADLFKDAVRQSDTVARLGGDEFGIILPACGMTRAEALAERIRADVEALRIEHDGRSFGVTTSIGLTELTAEDSGPREVMARADEGSYIAKSRGRNRVVVVPSPPAG; encoded by the coding sequence GTGCTGATCAAACAATGGTTCGGCAGTCTGGTGAATCGGGCCGTTGCCCTCGTGGTGGTGGCGATCATCCTTTCGGCATTGCTGGTAACCGTGGCCGGGTCTCTGCTGAGCCGGTCGGAGCTGGAACAGCAGGCCCGTGACCAGGTGGAAACGATTGCCACCCTGATTGCGGGAGAGCTGGACGACAAGCTGGCCCTGAGGCTCGGTGCACTCAACCATGTGGCCCAGAACCTCACCATGTCTCGCGATGTGCTTAATGCGCGGGCTCAGATTCTGATCCGGCGGCAAACGGCCCTGGAGCATCTTTTTGATGCTGTGTACCTGATGGATGAGGACGGCCTGGTGGTCGCCGAGCATCCGGAGGATTACCGGCAGTCGGGACTGGATGTCAGCAATCGGGAATATTTCCGCCGCGTCGCGTCCACTCTCACGCCGGTGATCAGCGAGCCCTATCTGTCCAACTATCAAGAAAAGCCGGCCATCATGGTCGCTGCGCCGATCTTCGACCACCGCCAACGGTTCATCGGCGTCATTGGCGGTGCCATCGCCCTGGATGGCAACAACTTCCTTGATCAGTTTATCAATATCCGGATTGGCACCACCGGCTATCTGGGTGTTGCCACCCGAAGTGGGTTCGTGGTGGTCAATCAGCGGGATGAAAGGGCCATGTCACCGGTTCGTGTTGCCAATCCGGTGCTCCGGGATGCCATGGAGGGCTTCGAGGGCACCGTGGACACCCGCAACAGCAGTGGTGAAAAGACCATCATGTCGGTGCAGCAGCTGACCCAGGTTCCCTGGTTTGTGTCGGCGTCCTGGCCGGCTCGTGAAGCCCTGGCCCCGATGACCCGGACGTTGGATGCGTTCGTGTGGATTCTGCTGGCGGTGATCCTGTTGATCGCGCCTCTTGCGCTCTGGCGTTTCCGGCGATTGATGGCGCCGCTAAAAACCCTGGGCGAGCAGATTCGCGAGCGCCATCTGGGTATGCGCTCGGACCCGGTGGACGTCGCCGGAGGCAAGGAGATCCGCCAGGTTGCAGAGATTTTTAACACCGTAACCGATGAACGGGACGAGGTTCTGGTATCTCTCGCTGAAAGAGAGGCGTTTTTCCGTTCCCTAACCCAAAGTGCGCCCATCGGCATCGTGCAGACCGACGTTCTGGGCCGAATTGAGTTTGCCAACCCGGCTTTTGAGGCCATCGTTGGCCATCCGGCGGAGCAACTCACCTACAGTTATCTGGCCAATCGTGTGCATGAGAGCGATCGACCGGAGGCGATTGCCGGCTGGAAGACGGCGATCAGGAACCAGAGCGTTTTCCGGGGACGGTTGAGGCTGACATCGCCCGCACCGGACCGGGTGATCTGGGGTGATGTGATGACGGCTGCAATACAGACGCCTGAAAAGGCGCTCGGCACCATCACTGTCGTTCGCGATATCTCCCACGAGCTGGAGGTGGAAGAGGCCCTCAGGGCAGAGCAGCAGCGCGCAGAGACGATACTTGGGGTGCTCCAGGAAGGGGTTCTGATGGTAGACGTCGAGGGTGTTATCCGTTTTGCCAACGATGCCGCATGTCGTCTTCTGGGAACGGAGGGTGAATGCGTGCTCAGGAACTTCTTCCAGCTGGTCACCATTGAAACGGAAGAACGCGAAATGACGGCGGAGCAGTTCCTGACCGGTGATGACCTGGACAGCCTCTATGTGACGCTCCGCAATTCCCTGGGTGTTCCCTTCCCCATAGATCTGACCATGCTGCACATTCGTCAGGGCCGTGAGGATGAACGCCTGGTGTTTGTGCTGCGGGACGACAGCGACCGGCGCCGGCAGGAGGAGCGGCTGTCCTGGGAGGCGACCCACGACAGCCTCACCCAGTTGCTGAACCGGCGCGCGTTCAACGCTTCGCTGGTTCGCAGCCTGGGTGAGGCCGGTCGACAGGACGCCCGTTCGGTACTGATGCTGATTGATCTCGACTATTTCAAACCGGTGAACGATGAAGGCGGCCACCTGCTTGGTGACGATCTGCTCAAACGGCTGGCGGATCTGTTCAAGGACGCCGTTCGCCAGTCCGACACCGTGGCCAGACTGGGCGGAGATGAGTTCGGCATCATTTTGCCTGCCTGCGGCATGACCCGGGCCGAGGCGCTGGCGGAACGGATCCGCGCCGACGTGGAGGCGCTTCGCATTGAGCATGACGGCCGCTCATTCGGCGTAACCACCAGCATCGGCCTGACGGAACTGACGGCGGAAGACAGCGGCCCCAGAGAGGTTATGGCCCGGGCGGATGAGGGTAGCTACATCGCCAAATCCCGGGGGCGTAACAGGGTTGTGGTGGTGCCTTCACCACCAGCCGGCTGA
- a CDS encoding formate/nitrite transporter family protein — MSYIVPSEFVTKMVDAGESKIYMSTRDTLIRAFMAGAILALAAAFAITVAVQTGVFLIGAILFPIGFCMLYLMGFDLLTGVFMLTPLALLDKRPGVTPAAILRNWGWVFLGNLGGALTVAFMMAFIFTYGFNTDPGAVGAKIASVGEARTLGYAEYGAAGWATIFIRGMLCNWMVSMGVVGAMISTNVSGKVLAMWMPIMLFFFMGFEHSIVNMFLFPSAIIMGGEFSVMDYLWWNEIPTVLGNLVGGLAFTGLTLYTTHVRTAPKRKIATAYNDAALASSN, encoded by the coding sequence ATGTCTTACATCGTGCCTTCGGAATTCGTCACCAAGATGGTCGACGCCGGCGAATCCAAGATCTACATGTCAACCCGGGACACTCTGATCCGGGCCTTCATGGCTGGCGCCATCCTGGCCCTGGCTGCAGCGTTTGCCATTACCGTGGCGGTCCAGACCGGGGTGTTCCTGATCGGCGCCATCCTGTTCCCGATCGGCTTTTGCATGCTCTACCTGATGGGCTTCGACCTGTTGACCGGCGTTTTCATGCTCACGCCCCTGGCTTTGCTTGATAAACGCCCCGGCGTAACCCCGGCGGCCATTCTGCGGAACTGGGGATGGGTCTTTCTTGGCAATCTGGGCGGCGCACTGACCGTAGCCTTTATGATGGCCTTTATTTTCACCTACGGTTTCAACACCGATCCGGGGGCGGTCGGTGCCAAGATCGCCAGTGTCGGAGAAGCGCGCACACTCGGTTACGCCGAATACGGAGCAGCCGGTTGGGCCACCATCTTTATCCGCGGAATGCTGTGTAACTGGATGGTTTCCATGGGCGTCGTCGGCGCCATGATTTCCACCAATGTCAGCGGCAAAGTACTGGCGATGTGGATGCCGATCATGCTGTTCTTTTTCATGGGTTTCGAGCACTCCATCGTGAACATGTTCCTGTTCCCGTCCGCCATCATCATGGGCGGCGAGTTCTCGGTGATGGACTACCTCTGGTGGAACGAGATTCCCACTGTACTGGGGAACCTTGTCGGCGGCCTGGCCTTTACCGGCCTGACGCTCTACACCACCCATGTAAGAACTGCGCCGAAGCGCAAGATTGCAACGGCCTACAACGATGCTGCCCTGGCCAGCTCCAACTAA
- a CDS encoding ExbD/TolR family protein, with protein MQLVEPRPSRPIPIRITPLIDVVFILLVFFMLTTRLLPVDYLELANNTSSRSPVTGDPLPELTVTADGKVQWQGQSMAPDQLVSKLGDAGITEVNLATTGDTPLGAFTRVLSGLTAQNIDTHWKRAKPQTP; from the coding sequence ATGCAACTGGTTGAACCAAGGCCTAGTCGCCCGATCCCGATACGGATCACGCCCCTGATCGACGTCGTCTTCATCCTCCTGGTGTTCTTTATGCTGACCACCCGTCTGTTGCCAGTCGACTACCTGGAACTTGCAAATAACACATCGAGCCGCAGCCCGGTCACTGGCGATCCTCTGCCTGAGCTGACCGTGACTGCCGATGGAAAGGTGCAATGGCAGGGGCAATCCATGGCCCCCGATCAGCTTGTGAGCAAGCTTGGAGACGCCGGTATCACCGAAGTAAACCTCGCGACGACGGGTGATACGCCTCTGGGAGCCTTCACCAGGGTCCTCAGCGGCTTGACTGCGCAGAATATAGACACCCACTGGAAGCGGGCGAAACCACAGACACCATGA
- a CDS encoding Hcp family type VI secretion system effector, producing the protein MPTPCYISIEGQTQGNITAGAFTSDSVGNIYVEGHEDEVLVQEFSHVVTVPTDPQSGQPSGQRVHKPFKFTSALNKATPLMYNALASGEMLPKVELKWYRTSVEGKQEHFFSTVLEDATIIDINCNMPHCQDAGNADFTQLVTVSLSYRKVTWEHAVAGTSGADDWRSPIEA; encoded by the coding sequence ATGCCAACTCCTTGTTATATCAGCATCGAAGGCCAAACCCAGGGCAACATTACCGCCGGCGCTTTCACTTCCGATTCCGTCGGCAACATCTACGTGGAAGGCCACGAAGACGAAGTGCTGGTGCAGGAATTCAGCCACGTTGTTACCGTACCGACCGATCCCCAGTCCGGTCAGCCATCCGGTCAGCGCGTTCACAAGCCGTTCAAGTTCACGTCCGCCCTGAACAAGGCCACCCCGCTGATGTACAACGCCCTCGCCTCCGGCGAGATGCTGCCGAAGGTCGAACTGAAGTGGTACCGCACCTCCGTTGAGGGCAAGCAGGAGCACTTTTTCTCCACCGTCCTCGAAGATGCCACCATCATCGACATCAACTGCAACATGCCCCACTGCCAGGATGCCGGCAACGCCGACTTCACCCAGCTGGTCACCGTTTCCCTGTCCTACCGCAAGGTGACCTGGGAACACGCCGTTGCCGGTACTTCCGGTGCTGACGACTGGCGGTCGCCGATCGAGGCCTGA
- a CDS encoding lysozyme family protein, with product MIRFLKSLRQLAVIFILTASVATSAQEAPPDSGESSEWTRVVRTSPYWVSQGVFENILTIRRWVLKESGYCSSADRHVLYDMRGRFLAWISDGDDREATQRLLNATRQSLYENNKVEDWVPGETGQTGYPFALSCDQPHVNVDEAVARYLGTLPADRIWGAWDDLIFATSGAPESLHDALMYVFNHRSNQNRLTLPQALPRYLAGQILIESGAQARAHSRANARGILQLSPAALSDCEIAPDNFWHRLAQIDCALRLMNQNARNLAPVFQQRFGHLPEAKRERLFTLLLVQAYHGGAGRVQALLDDPVLAQPAEYFAANHERFTAGDIAFGLIFHNLGRDRLGLASLYYVADVQLATEALCRTAKLKSTEFCEWKYSTN from the coding sequence ATGATCAGATTTCTCAAGAGCTTACGCCAGCTTGCCGTGATTTTCATCCTGACGGCATCGGTCGCTACGAGCGCTCAGGAGGCCCCGCCGGACTCCGGCGAGAGCAGCGAGTGGACCCGTGTTGTCCGGACGTCACCCTACTGGGTCAGTCAGGGGGTGTTCGAGAACATTCTCACCATCAGGCGCTGGGTGCTCAAAGAATCCGGCTATTGCTCCAGTGCTGATCGACATGTTCTCTATGACATGCGCGGCCGGTTTCTGGCCTGGATCAGTGACGGTGATGACCGTGAGGCAACCCAGCGCCTGCTGAATGCCACGCGGCAATCACTGTATGAGAATAACAAGGTGGAAGACTGGGTGCCTGGCGAGACGGGCCAGACCGGCTATCCGTTTGCCCTTTCCTGCGATCAACCTCATGTGAACGTGGATGAAGCCGTTGCCCGCTATCTTGGCACCCTGCCTGCGGACCGGATCTGGGGCGCCTGGGACGACCTCATCTTTGCCACCAGTGGTGCGCCTGAAAGCCTGCATGACGCGCTCATGTATGTCTTCAATCACCGCAGCAACCAGAATAGGCTGACCCTGCCGCAAGCCTTGCCCCGATACCTGGCCGGCCAGATCCTGATCGAAAGCGGAGCCCAGGCGAGAGCCCACTCCCGTGCCAACGCCAGGGGAATCCTTCAGCTGTCGCCAGCCGCCCTGTCGGACTGCGAGATTGCCCCGGACAATTTCTGGCACCGACTGGCGCAGATTGACTGTGCCCTGCGGCTGATGAACCAGAACGCCCGCAATCTGGCACCGGTTTTCCAGCAACGCTTCGGCCATCTGCCGGAAGCCAAAAGGGAGCGATTATTCACCCTACTCCTTGTTCAGGCGTATCATGGCGGCGCCGGACGGGTGCAGGCGCTGCTGGACGATCCGGTACTGGCGCAGCCAGCAGAGTATTTTGCCGCCAACCATGAACGCTTCACCGCCGGTGATATTGCCTTCGGCCTGATTTTTCACAACCTGGGGCGAGACCGCCTGGGGCTCGCCTCGCTCTACTATGTGGCCGACGTTCAGCTGGCAACCGAGGCCCTCTGTCGCACGGCCAAACTGAAATCAACGGAATTCTGTGAATGGAAGTACTCAACCAACTGA
- a CDS encoding MotA/TolQ/ExbB proton channel family protein has protein sequence MTDLTLPLNTGPLTQLVDMGGPVMVVLVALAVIGLVTFVYLMLLGALYAPRMSGRLKKTVMDWQSNPASVRPSEIRYQAGRLGRLNPLQRLVADTIEAIHNGEDDRKIRETAARDAQHSLEPFEAPLKIIEVIAALAPLLGLLGTVLGMMEAFSAMAATEGRANATQLSGGIYEALTTTAAGLVVAIPFAALAAWIEFRLRRIHKTINSTLVSILHIVPEQTLDADEADYQVPEQQLHSEAAGDEPDRYTTARGQRFAHATG, from the coding sequence ATGACGGACCTCACCCTGCCCCTGAACACTGGCCCGCTCACCCAACTTGTTGATATGGGAGGGCCTGTAATGGTTGTGCTCGTGGCACTTGCCGTCATCGGGCTCGTCACTTTTGTCTATCTGATGCTTCTTGGCGCCCTCTATGCGCCGCGAATGTCGGGCCGTCTTAAAAAAACCGTAATGGACTGGCAGAGCAATCCGGCTTCGGTGCGGCCTTCCGAAATACGATATCAGGCAGGCCGATTAGGCCGGTTAAATCCGCTTCAGCGCCTTGTCGCCGATACGATTGAGGCGATACACAACGGCGAGGACGACCGCAAGATCCGGGAAACGGCCGCCCGGGATGCGCAGCATTCATTGGAGCCGTTCGAAGCGCCCCTGAAGATCATCGAAGTCATTGCCGCGCTGGCTCCTCTTCTCGGCCTGCTGGGAACCGTGCTGGGCATGATGGAGGCCTTCAGCGCCATGGCGGCTACCGAAGGCCGTGCCAATGCCACCCAGCTCAGTGGCGGTATTTACGAGGCCCTGACCACCACCGCCGCGGGCCTGGTCGTGGCCATACCGTTTGCTGCACTGGCTGCATGGATCGAGTTCCGGCTGCGACGCATCCACAAGACCATCAACAGTACCCTGGTTTCGATTCTGCATATTGTGCCGGAACAGACCCTGGACGCTGATGAAGCAGACTACCAGGTTCCTGAACAGCAGCTTCACAGCGAGGCAGCCGGGGACGAGCCCGACCGCTATACAACTGCCCGGGGTCAGCGATTCGCCCATGCAACTGGTTGA